One Gammaproteobacteria bacterium DNA window includes the following coding sequences:
- a CDS encoding DNA-3-methyladenine glycosylase 2 family protein, whose amino-acid sequence MTLSQTTLAEGLQWLCDRDPHLAVILDDLGAPPLWSREPEFGTLICIILEQQVSLASARAAYDRLLAAVSLLTPESFLEIDDSALKRIGFSRQKITYSRYLAQSIIGGLLNLDALSALDDSAARAALVKIKGIGPWTAEIYLLMALGRPDAWPRGDLALAVAVQKVKCLAARPTPDTLEEMSTLWRPWRAVAARLFSHYYLHTPKQLVTRTSMRRQ is encoded by the coding sequence ATGACACTTTCTCAGACAACATTGGCTGAGGGTCTCCAATGGCTTTGCGATCGTGATCCACATTTGGCCGTCATTCTCGATGACCTTGGCGCGCCGCCGTTATGGTCGCGCGAGCCGGAATTCGGGACGCTGATCTGTATCATCCTGGAACAACAGGTATCGCTTGCGTCCGCCAGAGCAGCTTATGATCGCCTGCTTGCCGCGGTCTCATTATTGACGCCGGAGTCCTTCCTCGAAATTGACGATAGCGCGCTAAAACGCATTGGTTTTAGCCGTCAGAAAATCACCTACAGCAGATATCTGGCGCAGTCGATTATTGGTGGCTTACTCAACCTGGACGCATTGAGCGCCTTGGATGATTCGGCGGCGCGCGCGGCGTTGGTTAAGATCAAAGGCATTGGGCCGTGGACGGCGGAGATTTACCTGTTGATGGCGCTGGGCCGGCCGGACGCATGGCCACGCGGAGATCTTGCTTTGGCCGTGGCGGTACAGAAAGTTAAGTGTCTGGCTGCTCGGCCGACACCAGACACGCTGGAAGAAATGAGCACACTATGGCGGCCGTGGCGCGCTGTAGCAGCACGGTTATTCTCGCACTATTATTTGCATACGCCTAAGCAATTGGTGACGCGCACTTCCATGCGGCGACAATAA
- a CDS encoding 50S ribosome-binding GTPase has protein sequence MDLLRFTTAGSVDDGKSTLIGRLLYDSKSIFEDQWETLERGSAQRGDDRANLAHLTDGLRAEREQGITIDVAYKYFATPQRKFIIADTPGHVQYTRNMVTGASTSNLTIVLVDARNGLVEQSYRHAYIASLLQIHHLVVCVNKMDLVNYDRAVFERIQRSFDDFAAKLDIPEIHYIPISALVGDNVVIKSNNMPWYQGSTLLHTLENVHISSDYNHIDARFPVQGVIRPQTDALHDYRGYMGRIEGGIFRPGDEVLAQPSGFTTRIQSIDTLEGTQEEAFAPMSVCITLEDDIDISRGDMLVKPNNQPTISQDVDVMMCWFNQKPMTLGGKYALRHTTKEVRAVVKEIAYKLDINTLKRIEDDKKIGMNDIAKVKLRVSSPLMVDSYRKNRATGSLILIDEFTHETVGAGMVA, from the coding sequence ATGGACCTGTTGCGGTTCACCACGGCGGGCAGCGTGGACGATGGCAAGAGCACCCTGATCGGGCGGCTGTTGTACGATTCCAAGTCGATTTTCGAAGACCAGTGGGAAACGCTGGAGCGCGGCAGCGCGCAGCGCGGTGACGACCGCGCGAACCTGGCGCACCTGACCGACGGGCTGCGCGCCGAGCGCGAGCAGGGCATTACCATCGACGTGGCGTACAAGTATTTCGCCACGCCGCAGCGCAAATTCATTATCGCCGACACACCGGGACACGTGCAGTACACGCGCAACATGGTCACCGGCGCGTCCACCTCCAATCTGACCATCGTGCTGGTCGACGCGCGCAATGGTCTGGTCGAGCAGAGCTACCGGCACGCGTATATCGCGTCGCTGCTGCAGATTCACCATCTGGTGGTGTGCGTCAACAAAATGGACCTGGTCAATTACGACCGCGCCGTGTTCGAGCGCATCCAGCGCTCGTTCGATGACTTCGCCGCCAAGCTGGACATACCGGAAATTCATTACATTCCGATCAGCGCGCTGGTCGGCGACAATGTCGTGATCAAGTCGAACAACATGCCGTGGTATCAGGGCTCGACCCTGCTGCACACCCTGGAAAATGTGCACATCAGCAGCGATTACAATCACATCGACGCGCGTTTTCCGGTACAGGGCGTGATCCGCCCGCAGACCGACGCGCTACACGATTACCGCGGCTACATGGGGCGCATCGAGGGCGGCATTTTCCGCCCCGGCGACGAAGTGTTGGCTCAGCCTTCGGGTTTCACCACCAGGATTCAATCAATCGACACGCTGGAAGGGACGCAGGAAGAGGCGTTCGCGCCGATGTCCGTATGCATCACCCTAGAAGACGATATCGACATCAGCCGCGGCGACATGCTGGTCAAGCCCAACAATCAGCCCACGATCAGCCAGGATGTCGATGTGATGATGTGCTGGTTTAATCAGAAGCCGATGACCCTGGGTGGCAAATACGCACTGCGACACACCACCAAGGAAGTGCGCGCCGTGGTGAAGGAGATCGCCTACAAGCTCGACATCAACACCTTGAAGCGCATCGAGGACGACAAGAAGATTGGCATGAACGACATCGCCAAGGTCAAGCTGCGCGTGTCGAGCCCCCTGATGGTGGATAGCTACCGCAAGAACCGCGCGACCGGCAGCCTGATCCTCATCGACGAGTTCACGCACGAGACGGTGGGCGCCGGCATGGTGGCTTGA
- a CDS encoding alpha/beta hydrolase: MFAFVLYRTRQVERDNPPVGQFMEVDGVRLHYLERGQGQPLVLLHGNGSMIQDFDISGLVDLATEHYRVIVFDRPGYGYSARPRGGKPWDPKAQADLLHSALQRLHVERPIVVGHSWGTLVAVSMALDYPAYVQSLVLLSGYYYPTVRFDVPMMSAPAIPVLGDIMRYTISPLLGRIMWSGVLKIMFGPSAVPQRFERFPVWMVLRPKQLRASAAESGLMIPAVFVLRRRYGELTMPVTIMAGADDQFVNSTRHSAQLQKELPQSDLRLVPGVGHMIHQLVPREVMAVIDSMAKGA, translated from the coding sequence ATGTTTGCGTTTGTCCTATATCGCACTCGGCAAGTGGAACGTGACAATCCGCCTGTAGGGCAATTCATGGAAGTTGATGGTGTCCGCTTACACTATCTAGAGCGCGGCCAAGGCCAACCCCTCGTGCTGCTGCATGGCAACGGCAGCATGATTCAGGACTTTGACATTAGCGGTCTTGTTGATCTCGCCACTGAGCACTATCGGGTCATCGTCTTTGATCGCCCTGGTTATGGCTACAGTGCGCGTCCGCGCGGAGGCAAGCCATGGGACCCCAAGGCGCAAGCTGACCTGTTGCACAGCGCTCTTCAGCGTCTACATGTGGAACGACCCATCGTAGTAGGCCATTCGTGGGGAACCCTGGTCGCTGTATCAATGGCACTGGATTACCCCGCTTACGTGCAAAGCCTGGTGTTGCTCTCCGGCTACTACTACCCCACGGTCCGCTTCGACGTACCCATGATGTCAGCGCCCGCCATCCCCGTACTCGGGGATATCATGCGTTATACGATTTCACCCTTGCTCGGGCGCATTATGTGGTCTGGTGTCCTCAAGATAATGTTCGGGCCGTCCGCAGTGCCGCAAAGATTCGAGCGTTTTCCTGTCTGGATGGTACTGAGACCGAAGCAACTGCGGGCAAGTGCCGCGGAGAGTGGACTCATGATCCCGGCCGTCTTTGTACTTCGCCGTCGCTACGGTGAGCTGACAATGCCAGTCACGATCATGGCGGGCGCCGACGATCAATTCGTCAACTCTACAAGGCATTCCGCACAGCTGCAGAAAGAACTCCCGCAGAGTGATCTTCGCTTGGTGCCCGGTGTGGGTCACATGATCCATCAGCTTGTTCCGCGTGAGGTCATGGCGGTGATCGATTCAATGGCGAAAGGAGCCTAA
- a CDS encoding DUF4239 domain-containing protein encodes MDEWLLSNVPTWLLTLLAIGGTISLSVAAMWLVRPIVQAAMQGHHNEVAGYIFSVVGVLYGVLLGFLVIAERQAYHEAAVATNQEAGTLGAIYLETVALPKSMRNEAQQALCGYARTVVKSELPSMQAGERTRLTAASPTHRVFVVYRTLSPSNALYTSSFDLLSSLEEYRNERFSSNEVAMPGLFWLVLLLGGAITIGFCILFYMENGLIQTILVTATSAMVASSLLLVLVLSHPFLGATKIDTPNLLKTIASCPAP; translated from the coding sequence ATGGATGAATGGCTTCTCTCCAACGTGCCCACGTGGCTTCTAACTCTTTTAGCCATTGGTGGCACGATTTCACTGTCGGTCGCCGCCATGTGGCTGGTCCGTCCCATCGTACAAGCTGCGATGCAGGGCCATCATAATGAGGTCGCCGGGTACATCTTTTCTGTCGTCGGCGTTCTATACGGCGTGCTGCTGGGATTTCTCGTCATCGCCGAGCGGCAGGCATACCATGAGGCGGCTGTTGCCACCAATCAGGAGGCGGGCACGCTGGGAGCGATCTACCTTGAAACGGTGGCGCTGCCGAAATCGATGCGAAACGAAGCCCAGCAGGCGCTCTGCGGCTATGCGCGCACCGTGGTGAAGAGCGAGCTCCCTTCGATGCAGGCTGGGGAGCGAACGAGGTTGACGGCCGCTTCACCCACCCATCGAGTCTTTGTCGTCTATAGAACGCTTTCCCCGTCAAATGCGCTGTATACCTCGTCATTCGACCTCTTGAGTTCGCTGGAAGAATATCGCAACGAGCGCTTCTCCAGCAATGAGGTTGCGATGCCCGGGCTCTTCTGGCTGGTGCTCTTGCTGGGTGGCGCAATTACGATCGGTTTCTGTATCCTCTTCTACATGGAGAACGGGTTGATACAGACTATCCTGGTGACAGCAACATCGGCGATGGTCGCCTCCTCGCTATTGCTCGTCCTCGTGCTGAGCCATCCATTTCTAGGCGCCACAAAGATTGATACCCCCAATCTCCTGAAGACAATAGCTTCCTGCCCCGCGCCTTAG